CCCGCCTGTGGGCCGCGAGCCTGGAACTGACCGGCACGGACCCGGACCTGGGCTTCCGGTAGGGCGGAGGGGCGCGGTCACACCCATACCGTCGCCGTCCACACGGTGACGGCCGCGGCGAGCAGGAGCGTCAGGTTGAGGGCGATCCGCCGGTCCCCGCGGCGCAGATGGACCCTGGTCGCCCCGAGTTGCAGCAGCACGAACCCGACGGCGGCGGCCAGGGCAAGCCAGGGGGCGATGCCGGTCAGCGGCGGAAGGACGAGCCCGAGCGCGCCGAGCACCTCGACGACTCCGATGGCCCGCACCGCCGGCATCGGGGTGGTGTCCACCCATTCCATCATCGGCAGCAGCTGCGCACGGCTGCGGATCACCTTCACGCCGCCGCCGTAGAGGTAGAACAGGGCGAGCAGACCGGCGATGATCCAATAAGCGGTCTTCATGGTTCCGTCCATGGGAAGGGGAGGGGGGGAGGAGGGTTGTGCTCCCATCCCACCGCCCGGACCGGCGACTGTCCAAGTCCCGTTCCGCAGCGCCGATACCGTGCGGGTATCGGCGCAGTACAAGGCCCTTCCCGCCGGAAATTCCTCCCGGGGCGTTGACCACCGGGTCATAACTTAGAGTAGCCTTACCTAAGTTGACCGGTGTCGGAGGTTGCGGGTGGGAGCAGGGAAGCTGACGGGGCGGGACGTCCTGGCACGGTCGGTGGGCGGACAGGCCCGGCGCGTCGGGCTCGGTGCGGCGCTCGGGTGCGTGCACCAACTCGGCGAGGCCCTGGTGCCGTTGCTCATCGGTGTCGTCATCGACCAGGCCGTCGCCGGCCGGGACGGCGAACGGCTGGTGCTGTGGCTGGTGGTGCTGGCCGTGATGTACGTGTGCCTGTCGTGGAGCTTCCGGCTGGGCGCCCGGGCCGGGGAGCGCGCCGCCGAGGAGGCCGCGCACACACTCCGGCTCGCGCTCGTACGGCGGGTCCTCGACGCGCGCGGCGGCGCCGAGGACGGGCGGCTCCCCGGCGAGCTGGTCAACGTCGCCACCGAGGACGCCAAGCGGGTCGGCGCGGTCAACATGGCGCTGATGAGCGGGATCTGGGCCGTCGCGGGCGTCACCGTGAGCGCGGTGGCACTGCTGCTGACATCCGTGCCCCTCGGTCTGATCGTACTGCTGGGCACGCCGCTGCTGCTGTGGCTCGGGCATCTGCTGAGCAAGCCGCTGGAGCGGCGCAGCGAGGCCGAGCAGGACCGGGCCGCGCATGCCTCGGGCGTCGCCGCCGACCTGGTGGCCGGACTGCGGGTGCTGAAGGGACTGCGCGCGCAGCGGGCGGCGATCGAGCGGTACCGCCGCACCAGTCAGGACTCCCTGGCGGCCACCCTGCGCGCGGCCCGGGCCGAGTCCTGGCAGACCGGGCTCGTCCTGACCCTCACCGGAGCGTTCCTCGCACTGATCGCGCTGGTGGGCGGGCGGCTGGCGCTCGACGGGTCCCTCACGCTCGGGCAGTTGGTGTCCGCGGTCGGCCTCGCGCTGTTCCTGCTCGGGCCGTTGGAGACGTTCGCCTGGGTCAACACCGAACTGGCGCAGGGGCGGGCCTCGGCCGCCCGGATCGCGCGGGTGCTGGACGCCGGGCCCGCCGTGGTGGGCGGGAGCGGCCCGGTGCCGGCGCCGGTGCGCGGGGAGCTGCGGCTGCGGGGCGTGCGGCTCGGCGGTCCGGACGGCGTCGATCTCGACGTACCGGCGGGGCGGCTGACCGGCATCGCGGTGACGGACCCCGCCGCGGCGGAGGCGCTACTGCGCTGTCTGGGCCGGGAGACGGACCCCGAAACCGGCTCCGTGGAGCTCGACGGCACCCCGCTGACCGCCCTGGACCCCACGGCGCTGCGGGGCGCGGTGCTCGTCGCGGCCCACGACGCCGCCCTGTTCGACGGCTCGCTCGCCGACAACGTGACCCTGGGGACGGAGTCCGCCGCCACGGAGGTCGACCCCGCCCTGGTCGCGTCCCGCGCCGACGAGGTCGCCGGTTCCCTGCCGTACGGTCTCGCCACCGCGGTGGGCGAGGGCGGCCGGTCGCTGTCCGGCGGGCAGCGGCAGCGGGTGCTGCTGGCGCGGGCCCTGCGCGCGGAGCCGCCCGTGCTGGTCGTGCACGATCCGACGACCGCCGTCGACGCGGTCACCGAGGCCCGCATCGCCGAGGGGCTGCGCGCGTACCGGCAGGGGCGCACCACGGTCGTGGTGACCAACAGCCCGGCCCTGCTCGCCGTCGCCGACCGGGTCGTCCTGCTCGACGGCGGCCGGATCGGCGCCGAGGGCCGGCACGCGGACCTCGTACGCACCCACCCGGCCTACCGGACGGCGGTGCTCGCGTGACCACACCGGCCCCCTCCCCCGCCTCCGCCCCCGCCTCCGCCTCCGCCTCCGCCGAGCTGCTCCCCACCGCGACCCCCGCCCGCACCCGGGCCGCCGTACGCGAACTGCTGCGTCCGCACCGGGGGTTGGCGGCGGCCGGGCTCGGGCTGATGGTGGCCGCCACGGCCGTCGGGCTGCTCACCCAGCCGCTGCTGGGCCGCATCGTCGACGTGGTCACCGAGCACCGCTCCGCCGACGCGCTCACCACCCCCGTCCTCGCCCTCGCCGCCGTCGCGGCCGTGCAGGGGGTCACCACGGCGCTGGGCATGTCCCTGGTGTCCCGGCTCGGCGAGACCGTCCTCGCCCGGCTGCGCGAACTGTTCGTGGAACGGGCGCTGTCCCTGCCGCTGGAGCGGCTGGAGCGGACCGGTTCCGGCGATCTCAACGCCCGGGTCACCCGGGACGTCTCACGGGTCGCCGAGGCGGTGCGCACGGCGCTGCCCGAGCTGGTGCGCTCCGGGCTGTCGATCGTGCTGACCGTGGTCGCACTGGCCGTACTGGACTGGCGGTTCCTGCCCGCCGCGCTGCTCGCTGTACCCGTGCAGGCGCACACCGCGCGCTGGTACGTGCGCAACGCCGTGCCGCTGTACGCGAAGGAGCGGATCGCCACCGGCGCCCAGCAGCAGCAACTGCTGGACAGCATCGGCGGGGCCCGGACCGTACGGGCCCACCGCCTCCAGGACGCCCACCTCGGCCGGGTCACCGCACGCTCGCGCGGCGCCGTGGAGCTGACCATGCGCGGGGTGCGGCTGGTGCTGCGCTTCTACGGCCGGCTGCACATCGCGGAGTACGTGGGGCTCGCCGCCGTGCTGGTCACCGGGTTCTGGCTGGTGCGCTCCGGGTCGGTCTCGGTGGGCACGGCCACGGCCGCCGCGCTGTACTTCCACAGCCTCTTCGGCCCGGTCAACACCGCGCTCGTCCTCCTCGACGACGCCCAGTCGGCGACGGCGGGACTGGCCCGGCTGGTGGGTGTGGTCGACGAACCGCCGGCGCCCGTCACACGGTCGGACGACCGGGGTGCGGGCGACCCCTCCGTCGTGCTGTCCGGTGTCGTGCACGCGTACGTGCCCGGCCGGCCCGTGCTGCACGGGGTCGACCTGGAGGTGCGGCCCAAGGAGCGGGTCGCGCTGGTCGGCACCACGGGCTCGGGCAAGACCACCCTGGCCAAGCTGGTGGCGGGGCTGCACCGGCCGCAGGAGGGGAAGGTCGAGGTCGCGGGCGTCGCACCCGACGAGTCCGGGCGCACGGTCGGACTCGTCACCCAGGAGGTGCACGTGTTCGCCGGGCCGCTCGCCGACGATCTGCGGCTGGCCCGCCCGGACGCGAGCGAGGAGGAGCTGCGGGAGGCGCTGACCGCGGTGGGCGCCCTGGGCTGGGTCGAGTCCCTGCCGGAGGGCATCGCCACGGTCGTCGGCGACGGCGGCCACCGGCTCACCGCCGACCGTGCCCAGCAACTCGCCCTGGGCCGGCTGCTGCTGGCCGACCCGCCGGTCGTGGTCCTCGACGAGGCCACCGCGGAGGCGGGCAGCTCCGGCGCACGGCTGCTCGACGAGGCCGCGGAGCGGACCCTGCGCGGCCGTACCGCCCTGGTCGTGGCGCACCGGCTCAGCCAGGCCGCCACCGCCGACCGGGTCGTCGTCCTGAGCGAGGGCCGGGTCGTGCAGAGCGGCACGCACGACCAACTCCGCGCCACCGAGGGGCCGTACGCGGACCTGTGGGCCGCCTGGTCCGGCAGCCGCTCCCCCGACGACGTCCACGAACCCGGCTGAGCCCCCGGCCCCTTCTCCCCCGTACGCCGCCCCCCTTGTTCCCACCCCGTGTCACCGACAACAGAAGGAACGCCCGATGTCCCGTACCACCAGAGCCTCCCGGCTGACCGGTCTGCTCGCCTCCGTCCTCCTGCTCGCCGGAACGGCGGTCGCCTGCGGTTCCGACGACTCCGACTCCGGTGCGGCCGCGTCCGGGGACTCGGGCTCGTCCGCCGCGGCCGGCTCCTACCCGGTGACCATCGCCCACAAGTACGGCAGTACGACGATCAAGTCCGAGCCGAAGCGGATCGTCACGGTCGGCCTCACGGACCAGGACGCGGTCCTCGCGCTCGGCAAGGTGCCGGTCGGGACGACCGAGTGGCTCGGCGGCTACAAGGGCGCGATCGGCCCGTGGGCCAAGGACGAGCTCGGCTCCGCCGCCGCGCCCACCGTACTCAAGGACACCGGCACCGGCCCCCAGGTGGAGCGGATCGCCGCGCTGAAGCCGGATCTGATCCTCGCCGTCTACTCGGGGCTCACCAAGTCCCAGTACGAGAGCCTGTCGAAGTTCGCCCCGGTCGTCGCCCAGCCGAAGAAGTACAACGACTACGGCGTGCCGTGGCAGGAGCAGACAGAGGAGATCGGCAAGGCGCTCGGCCAGGCCGACAGGGCGAAGAAGCTGGTGGCGGGCGTCGAGGAGAAGTTCGACGCGGCCAAGAAGGCCAACCCGTCCTTCGCCGGGGCCTCGGCGGTGATGGCGACGCCGTACGACGGCACGTTCGTCTACGGCAGCGAGGACCCGCGCTCCCGGCTCCTGTCCGACCTCGGTTTCTCGCTGCCGGAGGATCTCGACAAGGTGATCGGGGACAAGTTCGGCGCCAACATCAGCAAGGAGCGCTTCGACCTGCTCGACCAGGACGTCGACGTGTGGATCGTGCCGGACACCACCTCGGCCGTCACCAAGCTGCACAAGGACAAGGTGTACGGGGACCTGAAGGTGGTGAAGGAGGGCCGCGAGGTCTTCGTCAAGGAGAGCGGCGACTACGGCAACGCGGTGTCGCTGTCGACCGTGCTGAGCATCCCGTACGTCCTGGACCGCATGGTGCCGCAGCTCGCGGCGGCGGTGGACGGCAAGGCGTCGACGAAGGTGGATCAGCCGGCGTCGTAACGTGCGCGGGGAGGACGAAGGGGGCGGGCCCGCGTACCGGGTCCGCCCCCTCTGCCGTGTGTCTCAGGCGCCCTCGGCCAGGCTCTTGGGCCGCATGTCCGTCCAGTGCGTCTCGATGTGGTCCAGGCACTCCTGGCGGCCCGCCGGGCCGTGGGCGACCGTCCAGCCCGCGGGGACCTCGGCGAACTCGGGCCACAGGCTGTACTGGCCCTCGTCGTTGACGAGGACGGAGTAGACGCCGTCGGGGTTTTCGAAGGG
The DNA window shown above is from Streptomyces sp. NBC_00670 and carries:
- a CDS encoding DoxX family protein, which codes for MKTAYWIIAGLLALFYLYGGGVKVIRSRAQLLPMMEWVDTTPMPAVRAIGVVEVLGALGLVLPPLTGIAPWLALAAAVGFVLLQLGATRVHLRRGDRRIALNLTLLLAAAVTVWTATVWV
- a CDS encoding ABC transporter ATP-binding protein; protein product: MGAGKLTGRDVLARSVGGQARRVGLGAALGCVHQLGEALVPLLIGVVIDQAVAGRDGERLVLWLVVLAVMYVCLSWSFRLGARAGERAAEEAAHTLRLALVRRVLDARGGAEDGRLPGELVNVATEDAKRVGAVNMALMSGIWAVAGVTVSAVALLLTSVPLGLIVLLGTPLLLWLGHLLSKPLERRSEAEQDRAAHASGVAADLVAGLRVLKGLRAQRAAIERYRRTSQDSLAATLRAARAESWQTGLVLTLTGAFLALIALVGGRLALDGSLTLGQLVSAVGLALFLLGPLETFAWVNTELAQGRASAARIARVLDAGPAVVGGSGPVPAPVRGELRLRGVRLGGPDGVDLDVPAGRLTGIAVTDPAAAEALLRCLGRETDPETGSVELDGTPLTALDPTALRGAVLVAAHDAALFDGSLADNVTLGTESAATEVDPALVASRADEVAGSLPYGLATAVGEGGRSLSGGQRQRVLLARALRAEPPVLVVHDPTTAVDAVTEARIAEGLRAYRQGRTTVVVTNSPALLAVADRVVLLDGGRIGAEGRHADLVRTHPAYRTAVLA
- a CDS encoding MbtH family protein translates to MSNPFENPDGVYSVLVNDEGQYSLWPEFAEVPAGWTVAHGPAGRQECLDHIETHWTDMRPKSLAEGA
- a CDS encoding ABC transporter ATP-binding protein, whose protein sequence is MTTPAPSPASAPASASASAELLPTATPARTRAAVRELLRPHRGLAAAGLGLMVAATAVGLLTQPLLGRIVDVVTEHRSADALTTPVLALAAVAAVQGVTTALGMSLVSRLGETVLARLRELFVERALSLPLERLERTGSGDLNARVTRDVSRVAEAVRTALPELVRSGLSIVLTVVALAVLDWRFLPAALLAVPVQAHTARWYVRNAVPLYAKERIATGAQQQQLLDSIGGARTVRAHRLQDAHLGRVTARSRGAVELTMRGVRLVLRFYGRLHIAEYVGLAAVLVTGFWLVRSGSVSVGTATAAALYFHSLFGPVNTALVLLDDAQSATAGLARLVGVVDEPPAPVTRSDDRGAGDPSVVLSGVVHAYVPGRPVLHGVDLEVRPKERVALVGTTGSGKTTLAKLVAGLHRPQEGKVEVAGVAPDESGRTVGLVTQEVHVFAGPLADDLRLARPDASEEELREALTAVGALGWVESLPEGIATVVGDGGHRLTADRAQQLALGRLLLADPPVVVLDEATAEAGSSGARLLDEAAERTLRGRTALVVAHRLSQAATADRVVVLSEGRVVQSGTHDQLRATEGPYADLWAAWSGSRSPDDVHEPG
- a CDS encoding iron-siderophore ABC transporter substrate-binding protein, with protein sequence MSRTTRASRLTGLLASVLLLAGTAVACGSDDSDSGAAASGDSGSSAAAGSYPVTIAHKYGSTTIKSEPKRIVTVGLTDQDAVLALGKVPVGTTEWLGGYKGAIGPWAKDELGSAAAPTVLKDTGTGPQVERIAALKPDLILAVYSGLTKSQYESLSKFAPVVAQPKKYNDYGVPWQEQTEEIGKALGQADRAKKLVAGVEEKFDAAKKANPSFAGASAVMATPYDGTFVYGSEDPRSRLLSDLGFSLPEDLDKVIGDKFGANISKERFDLLDQDVDVWIVPDTTSAVTKLHKDKVYGDLKVVKEGREVFVKESGDYGNAVSLSTVLSIPYVLDRMVPQLAAAVDGKASTKVDQPAS